From the genome of Streptomyces sp. NBC_01116, one region includes:
- a CDS encoding amino acid adenylation domain-containing protein, with amino-acid sequence MTGSRLDRLTPQQRAELALRLAGRGRVTSLPARSVEPAPPSAPSGSHPLSVTQYRMWLAEQVAPAASPAYTVPLALQLTGPLDRSRLRTCLNLLAERHPALRTRFVRESGVPRQCVEALASIAWETRTVSGGEAALASALADETAHVFDLAGPPPVRAALLVSGPHHHVLVLTLHHALCDGWSLGILVEELLHAYAAPGAPVLPGPAPTASHLDYARWEHSTEGRAQLTAHARYWAEQHVGHPAEAAELPFSQEAAPGDGEHIAPETATVLPPRLIQRAGTLAGRHRATVHAVWLAGFAATWHLITGARRVPLDVPAANRASERYDRTVGAFVAAMPLDIPVHPATTFAALVEQTTEQLLAGDRHAVVPTDSIALPDAPRPAAFVLTSEDNRPRPCGQLTATPLPVRVQGSQSDLTVQLAADGERTVLRLTGSPQRYTEAGLHRLAQAFLRCLEAVLSDPGAVLATVDVRDPGDRTRIGTVAAGPVAPAPPLPYDAFAHWAERTPDAFAVRDATGDLDYRALRARVRDFAAFLHTAGVRHGSAVALVLPASADYLALTLAVWHLGGWTVPLRPDDPWQRRRALLLGARVRFLVHEPGDAPPETLAGLIPLCVASLRAAPDAPPAARTRPADLAYAVFTSGTTGAPKCVAVPQGALANELAWRRREIGLAAPDRVLQTIPLSFDPSFWQCFGPLVAGAGVVFPGLDLGARPAALVDAAREHAATVVDVVPSLLASLTDDDLRRLPARVLFCGGEALLATQAERYARTGIGTLYNQYGPSEICIDATSHPYTPGRAEGVVPVGRPLPGVRLHVLDPSLRPVPYGTAGELYVGGAGVARGYVGRPAATADRFLPEPGGPVGARMYRTGDRVRWNPDGRLAFLGRSDHQVKIRGHRVELEEVDRHLADVPGVREAGTVVVGERLARLAAFVTGDPGPDPAAVRAALALTLPPHMIPAEIRVLSALPVTANGKVDRRALTGLVHRFRTASAPSRDRVTAAVLDAFAAELDLPSAGPDDHLYDLGGASLGAARIAAALSTALEVDVPVRTVLTRPRAADLAHAVAELLDAAPASDAAPAHDDGPALTAEQRQVLTLERLIGHPAPPIPLLLRLDAPARQADVEHAVRALVARHGALGPLPGAAPEPTPWQPCVLASLPADPAAVHRRNDLVEQPLPDGSPGLATTLLAPDGARSGRHVLLRLARNRGDGPSAGILADELLTLLAGGRPTSPAADYGVYARVRRGRADARRDTLEQWWRETLRTIPKDPFAARRGAPRGFRAHGALTVLPAAAHELLTARGRASGTTTTAVLLSAFANAIDPHGYGVIIGLPVSHRSAAEGSSLVGRAVDLLPVAVTAAGPGEIRRALTAALDHADLPLSRIAELVDPVDPAVRPPVCAAGLIVHEGNGHRAAVPDTPPGDSLSEHWSDLDLVLHAAPAGHGGLRLALTGATRLFALPELRARLEAIRVALGAEPSPLAPQPDTMGRS; translated from the coding sequence ATGACAGGATCCCGGCTCGACCGGCTCACCCCGCAGCAGCGCGCGGAGCTGGCCCTACGGCTCGCGGGCCGCGGCCGCGTCACCTCCCTGCCCGCTCGGTCCGTCGAACCCGCCCCGCCGTCCGCCCCGTCCGGCAGCCACCCCCTATCGGTCACCCAGTACCGCATGTGGCTCGCCGAACAGGTCGCCCCCGCCGCCTCCCCGGCGTACACCGTGCCTCTCGCCCTCCAGCTCACCGGCCCGCTGGACCGTTCGCGGCTCCGGACCTGCCTGAACCTCCTCGCCGAACGCCACCCCGCACTGCGCACCCGGTTCGTGCGGGAATCCGGTGTGCCCCGGCAATGCGTCGAAGCCCTGGCGAGCATTGCGTGGGAGACACGGACCGTGTCCGGCGGCGAAGCCGCGCTCGCGTCCGCGCTCGCGGATGAGACGGCCCACGTCTTCGACCTCGCCGGACCACCCCCCGTCCGGGCCGCGCTCCTCGTATCGGGACCGCACCACCACGTCCTGGTGCTGACCCTGCACCACGCGCTCTGCGACGGATGGTCCCTGGGCATCCTCGTCGAAGAACTCCTCCATGCCTACGCCGCGCCCGGCGCGCCCGTCCTTCCCGGACCGGCGCCCACCGCATCCCACCTCGACTACGCCCGCTGGGAGCACTCCACCGAGGGACGGGCCCAACTCACCGCCCATGCCCGGTACTGGGCCGAGCAGCACGTCGGCCACCCCGCCGAAGCCGCCGAGCTGCCGTTCTCCCAGGAAGCGGCTCCCGGCGACGGGGAGCACATCGCCCCGGAGACCGCAACGGTCCTCCCGCCGCGCCTGATCCAGCGGGCCGGCACACTGGCGGGCCGCCACCGGGCCACCGTCCACGCCGTCTGGCTCGCCGGCTTCGCGGCCACCTGGCATCTGATCACCGGCGCCCGCCGCGTCCCGCTGGACGTCCCGGCGGCCAACCGGGCCTCGGAGCGCTACGACCGCACGGTCGGGGCCTTCGTCGCCGCCATGCCGCTCGACATCCCCGTCCACCCCGCGACGACCTTCGCCGCCCTGGTGGAGCAGACCACCGAGCAACTGCTCGCGGGAGACCGGCACGCCGTCGTCCCCACGGACTCCATCGCCCTCCCCGACGCGCCGCGGCCCGCCGCGTTCGTCCTGACCAGCGAGGACAACCGGCCCCGGCCTTGCGGACAGCTCACCGCCACACCGCTCCCCGTCCGCGTCCAGGGCAGCCAGAGCGACCTCACCGTCCAACTGGCGGCGGACGGCGAACGGACCGTCCTGAGACTTACCGGCTCCCCGCAGCGGTACACCGAGGCGGGCCTGCACCGACTCGCCCAGGCATTCCTGCGCTGCCTGGAGGCTGTGCTCAGCGATCCCGGCGCGGTCCTCGCCACGGTGGACGTACGCGATCCCGGCGACCGAACCCGGATCGGGACCGTCGCCGCAGGCCCCGTCGCGCCCGCCCCACCGCTGCCGTACGACGCCTTCGCGCATTGGGCGGAACGGACCCCCGACGCCTTCGCCGTCCGCGACGCGACCGGCGACCTCGACTACCGGGCCCTGCGCGCCAGAGTCCGCGACTTCGCCGCTTTCCTGCACACGGCCGGAGTGCGCCACGGATCGGCCGTCGCGCTGGTGCTTCCCGCGAGCGCCGACTACCTCGCCCTGACCCTCGCGGTCTGGCACCTCGGCGGCTGGACCGTGCCGCTGCGCCCCGACGACCCCTGGCAGCGCAGGCGTGCACTGCTGCTCGGGGCTCGTGTCCGCTTCCTGGTGCACGAGCCCGGCGACGCACCGCCCGAGACCCTCGCCGGACTCATCCCGCTCTGCGTCGCGAGTCTCCGCGCCGCGCCCGACGCGCCGCCCGCTGCCCGCACCCGCCCGGCGGACCTCGCCTACGCGGTGTTCACCTCCGGGACCACCGGCGCCCCCAAATGCGTGGCCGTGCCCCAGGGAGCGCTCGCCAACGAACTCGCCTGGCGGCGGCGGGAGATCGGCCTCGCCGCCCCCGACCGGGTGCTCCAGACGATTCCCCTCTCGTTCGACCCGTCCTTCTGGCAGTGCTTCGGCCCGCTCGTCGCCGGGGCGGGCGTCGTCTTCCCCGGCCTCGACCTGGGTGCCCGTCCGGCCGCCTTGGTGGACGCTGCCCGGGAGCACGCGGCCACGGTCGTCGACGTCGTCCCCTCCCTGCTGGCCTCGCTCACCGACGACGACCTGCGCCGCCTTCCCGCACGCGTGCTCTTCTGCGGCGGCGAGGCGCTGCTCGCGACCCAGGCCGAACGCTATGCGCGCACGGGAATCGGAACGCTCTACAACCAGTACGGCCCCTCCGAAATCTGCATCGACGCCACCTCCCACCCGTACACGCCCGGCCGGGCCGAGGGAGTCGTCCCCGTGGGCCGCCCCCTGCCCGGCGTCCGACTCCACGTCCTCGACCCGTCACTGCGGCCCGTCCCGTACGGCACGGCGGGAGAGCTTTACGTGGGTGGGGCCGGGGTGGCCCGGGGCTACGTGGGACGCCCCGCCGCGACGGCGGACCGCTTCCTGCCCGAACCGGGCGGCCCGGTGGGCGCCCGGATGTACCGCACCGGAGACCGGGTGCGGTGGAACCCGGACGGGCGCCTGGCCTTCCTGGGCCGCAGCGACCACCAGGTCAAGATCCGCGGCCACCGGGTGGAACTGGAGGAGGTCGACCGGCACCTGGCGGACGTCCCCGGCGTGCGCGAGGCGGGGACGGTCGTGGTCGGCGAACGGCTCGCACGGCTCGCCGCCTTCGTCACCGGCGACCCGGGACCCGACCCGGCGGCCGTACGCGCCGCGCTCGCCCTGACGCTGCCTCCCCACATGATCCCCGCCGAGATCCGAGTCCTGTCCGCACTGCCCGTAACCGCCAACGGCAAGGTGGACCGTCGCGCACTCACCGGACTCGTCCACCGCTTCCGTACCGCGTCCGCCCCGTCCCGGGACCGGGTGACTGCGGCGGTGCTGGACGCCTTCGCCGCCGAACTCGATCTGCCGTCGGCCGGGCCGGACGACCACCTCTACGACCTGGGCGGCGCGTCCCTGGGCGCGGCTCGGATCGCCGCCGCGTTGAGCACTGCTCTGGAAGTCGACGTCCCCGTCCGTACCGTCCTCACCCGGCCGCGCGCCGCCGACCTGGCCCACGCGGTCGCCGAACTGCTCGACGCCGCCCCGGCGTCGGACGCCGCACCGGCCCACGACGACGGCCCTGCCCTCACCGCCGAACAGCGTCAGGTTCTGACGCTGGAGCGGCTCATCGGACACCCCGCGCCACCGATCCCGCTGCTGCTCCGGCTCGACGCCCCCGCCCGTCAGGCCGACGTCGAGCACGCAGTGCGCGCTCTGGTGGCACGTCACGGCGCCCTCGGCCCCCTGCCGGGGGCCGCACCCGAGCCCACCCCGTGGCAGCCGTGCGTCCTTGCCTCGCTGCCCGCCGACCCCGCCGCGGTCCACCGGCGGAACGACCTGGTGGAGCAACCCCTGCCCGACGGATCACCGGGCCTGGCCACGACCCTCCTGGCACCCGACGGGGCGCGGTCCGGCCGCCATGTGCTGCTGAGACTGGCCCGCAACCGTGGCGACGGCCCGTCCGCGGGCATCCTCGCGGACGAACTCCTCACCCTGCTCGCGGGCGGCCGGCCGACGAGCCCCGCCGCCGACTACGGCGTGTACGCCCGCGTCCGCCGCGGGCGAGCGGACGCGCGCCGCGACACGCTGGAGCAGTGGTGGCGGGAGACCCTCCGCACCATCCCCAAGGACCCTTTCGCCGCCCGCCGCGGCGCTCCGCGCGGCTTCCGCGCCCACGGCGCCCTGACCGTGCTCCCGGCCGCCGCCCACGAGCTGCTGACGGCCCGCGGCCGGGCGTCGGGAACGACTACGACCGCTGTCCTGCTCAGCGCGTTCGCGAACGCCATCGACCCCCACGGGTACGGCGTCATCATCGGCCTGCCCGTCTCGCACCGCTCGGCCGCCGAGGGTTCCTCACTGGTCGGCCGCGCCGTCGATCTGCTCCCGGTAGCCGTGACGGCGGCCGGCCCCGGAGAAATCCGACGGGCGCTGACGGCCGCGCTGGACCACGCGGATCTGCCCCTGTCGCGGATCGCCGAACTGGTCGATCCGGTGGACCCCGCCGTCCGGCCGCCGGTCTGCGCGGCCGGGCTGATCGTCCATGAGGGCAATGGACACCGGGCCGCGGTGCCGGACACGCCCCCCGGGGACTCTCTGTCCGAACACTGGTCCGATCTCGACCTGGTGCTCCACGCGGCACCGGCCGGGCACGGCGGACTCCGGCTGGCCCTCACCGGCGCCACCCGCCTCTTCGCCCTGCCCGAACTGCGCGCCCGGCTGGAGGCGATCCGCGTCGCCCTCGGAGCCGAACCAAGCCCCCTCGCCCCACAACCGGACACGATGGGAAGGTCATGA